ATAGCCTTGCTGGCGATGATCTGGGCGCAGCTCGCGATCATCGCGGTCGCGACGCACCCCTCGACCATGCGCGCGGACGCGGCGCACCAGGGGCGGGCGCGGCTGGGGCCGGCGTTCGGGATCACGATGCTGCTCGGGCTGATCGCCGGGCTTGCGGCATTGCCGCCGATGATCGGGCTGGTGCTGTCGGGGTTCGACTTCGCGGCCGCGTCGCGCGGCGCTGCGACGATGACGCCGCCATCGGCCGGCACCGCGGTGTTCGTCTCGCTCTATTTCCTCGTCTACGGGCTGTTCGTGATCTGGGCCGTGGCGCGGCTCGCGCTGCTCAACGCGGTGATCCTTAACGAACGCCTCGGGGTCGGCGCTATCCGGCGGTCGTTCGCGCTGACGCGCGGCCTGACCTGGCGGATCATCGGCGTCGTCGTGCTGTTCGCGATCGTCCTCGTCGTCGCGACCGCCGCGGCGCAGGCGGTCACCGGCGTGATCTTCCGCTTGGTGCTGGGTGCGAGCGGCAAGGGGCTCGCCGCATTCCTCGCCGACGTCGCCGGGACGCTCGTCACGACCGGCTTCTCGGCGCTCGCCGCGGTCTTCACTGCCCAGCTCTACGTCGCGACCGCTGGGACACCGACATCCGAATGAAACTCGACTTCGCGACCGTCCTGACCGACGCCTGGGCGCTGTTCAAGCGCGACCGCGACCTGTTGCTGCGCACCGCCGCGCCGTTCCTGTTCCTGCCCGCGTTCGCGCTCGCACTGGTCGTCCCCGATCCGCCGATGCCGCCCGACGGCGCCGGGGGCGGCGAGGCGCAGGCGCTGGCCTGGGCAGACCAGGTCACCGCTTGGGCCAGCACGAACGGCGGCTGGTACGGGCTCGCCTATGCGATCAGCTTTTTCGGGACGTCGCTGTTCTACGCGCTCTATCTCGACGGGCAGGCGGGGCGGCAGGGGCTCGACGTCGCCGGCGCGATAAAGCGGTCGGCGGCGCAGTTCCCGCGGTATCTGCTGGCGATGATCTTGGTGTCGCTCCCGGCGGGTGCCGGGTTGCTGCTCTATGCGATCCCCGGCCTCTACATCCTCGGCCGCACCATGCTGACCGGCCCGGCGCTGTTCGCCGAGGCGCCGATCGGCGCATTCGCCGCGATCCGCCGCAGCCTTACTTTGACACGCGGGTCGGGTCTGCCGCTGATGGGGCTGGCGGCGTTCAGCTATATCAGCGGGTGGCTGATCGGGCAGCCGTTCATGCTGGTCGACCGCTGGATGCGGACCAGCGGGCAGGAGAACCCGGTGGTACTCGCGCTGGTCGATGCGGGGGCTGCTGCGGCGGCGATGGCGGCGGGGTTGGCGATGGCGCTGATCGCGGTCAGCGCCTATCGGCGGCTCGCCAGATAAGGAATCTGCGGCGCCGATTCCATCGGCAGCAGGCCCAGCGCGCGCGGATCGGGGAAGGTCTCGATCGTCCGCCTGATCGCCGCGAACCCCTGCGCGCGATAGAAGCCGAGCGCGGACGTGTGGTCGAGCGTGCAGGTATGCAGCCACACCCGCTCGATACCCTTGCCCCAGGCGCGCGCCAGCGTCTCGGCCATCAGCCAGCGCCCATGCCCCTGCCCGGCAAGCTCGGGGACGAGCCCAAAATACGAGATCTCGCAGACCCCCGGCGTACGGACATCGAGTTCGACCATGCCGATCTCGATCCCCGCGGCGTCGACCACCGCATGGACCAGGATGCCGTCGTCGTGGACGATCGCGGCGAGCGCCGCATCGGTCATCGTCAGCCGCGAAAACCACAGCCACGGCGCCCCGACGCGCGCGAACAGCGCCCGGTACCGGTCGAGCGCGGGCCGGTCCCAGCGCACCAGCCGGAACCGCGACGCCGGCACCGGGCGGAGCGGCGGCCGCTGCCGCATCTCCAGCGTCGTGACGATGGTGGCCAGCTGGTCGTCCGCGACCGGGATCAACGCCACCGGCTCAGGCCCAGGTCGCGACCGGCGGCAGGCTCATCAGGATCGCATCCACATTGCCCCCGGTGCGCAGCCCGAACGACGTGCCGCGGTCGTACACCAGGTTGAACTCGGCATAGCGGCCGCGCCAGGCGAGCATCGTGGCCATGTCGGCTGCATCGAACGGCATGTCCATCCGCCGCCGCACGATGGTCGGATAGGCGGTCAGGAACGCCTCGCCGACATCGCGGGTCAGCGCGAAGTCCGCGTCGAAATCGCCGTCGAGATGATCGTAGAAGATGCCGCCGACGCCGCGGTGGACCTTGCGGTGCGGGATGTAGAAATAGGTGTCCGCCCACTCCTTGAACCGCGGATAATAGCCCGGGTCGTGCGCGTCGCACGCCGCCTTCATCGTCGCGTGGAAATAGTCGGTATCCTCCGCGATCGGCAGCGGCGGGTTGAGGTCGGCCCCGCCGCCGAACCAGCGCTTGGTCGTGGTCAGGAAGCGGGTGTTCATGTGCACCGCGGGAACGTTCGGATTGGCCATGTGCGCGACCAGGCTGATCCCCGTCGCGGAAAAGCGCGGATCCTCGCCCGCGCCGTTGATCGATTTCGCGAACTCGCCCTCGAACGTGCCGCCGACGGTCGAGACGTTGACGCCGACCTTCTCGAACACCTTGCCCTTCATCACGCCGCGCACCCCGCCGCCGCCGGGCGCGCCCGACGGGTCGATCCGGTCCCACGGCGTGTAGTCGAACGACGCATCCGACCCGGCCTCGCGCTCGATCGCCTCGAACTCGGCGCAGATGCGGTCGCGGAGCGATTCGAACCAGGTTCGGGCGGCGGCTTGCTGGGGATCGAGCGGGGTCATGACGGGGGTGTATCAAACCGGCGTGGGTACGGGGAAGGGCTTAACGCGGTCACCCGTCATCCCGGGCCTGTCCCGGGATCCAGGGCCACAATCGTTGCGCCTGTTACCCTGGATCCCGGGACGAGCCCGGGATGACGGCCAATTATGAGGTAATCTGCCACCCCGTCTGCCGCATCGCCTCGCCCAGCACCATCGCCGCGGACACGCCGATGTTCAGCGACCGGAACCCCGGCCGCATCGGGATCACCACGCGCACGTCCGCCCGCGCATGGACATGCTCCGGCACGCCGCGCCCCTCCGACCCCAGCAGCAGCACGTCGTCCTCGCGGAACGCCGCGTCCCACAGCGGCACCGCGCCCTTGGTCGTCAGCAGCACGATGCGCCCTCGCGCGCTCCCGGCGAACGCGTCCCAGTCGACGTGCCGCTCGACCTGCGCCGCATCGGCATAGTCCATGCCCGAGCGCGCCATCGCCTGGCGGCTCCAGGGAAACCCCATCGGCTCGATCAGATCGACCGGCACCCCGAAGCAGGTCGCGGTCCGCAGGATGGCGCCGACATTGGCGGCGATGTCGGGTTCGTACAGGGCGATGCGCATGGCCATTCCCCTACCGCGAGCGCCCGCCGGAACAAAATGCTGTTGGCAAAACGCGATGCCGCCGTCTATCAGACACCAGCCTCCGTGGGGACGGTTGGGCATGGCGGCGCAGGGATTCCCGATCACGCGCGTGGCATGTCACGATAAGAATTAGGTGCAAGGGCGAGACTTGATGGCGACTGTCGACGACATGGTTCCCCCCGGCTCAGGGCCCGGACTCGATGCGGCCCGGCCGACGCTCGACGACTCGCACGACCCGCGCCGTCGCGACTTCATCAACATCGCCGCCGTCTCGTTCGCAGGCGTCGGCGCGGTCGCGATCGTGCTGCCGCTGGTCAACCAGATGAACCCGAGCGCCGACGTGCTCGCGCAGGCGACCACCGAGATCGACCTGTCGAAGATCCTCCCCGGCCAGGCGATCAAGACCAGCTTCCGCAAGCAGCCCCTGTTCGTGCGCAACCTGACGCCGAAGGAAATCCAGGAGGCCGACGCCGTCGACATCTCGACGCTGCGCGACCCCCAGACGCTCGAGGAGCGCACCAAGGCGGGCAAGAAGAACTGGCTGATCACCCTGGGCGTCTGCACCCACCTCGGCTGCGTGCCGCTGGGCGCGGGCGAGGGCGAGAACAAGGGGCCGTTCGGCGGCTATTTCTGCCCGTGCCACGGGTCGGCCTACGACACCGCCGCGCGCATCCGCAAAGGCCCGGCGCCGACCAACCTGCACGTGCCCGACTACGCCTTCAACTCCGACACCGTCGTCACGGTAGGCTGAGGAAACGACCATGAGCTTTCCCTGGGCCAAGCAGTACGAACCGAAAGCCCCGCTGATGCGGTGGCTGGACGAGAAGCTCCCGCTTCCGCGTCTGGTCTACAGCGCCGTCGGCGCCGGCTATCCGGTGCCGCGCAACCTGAATTACTTCTGGAACTTCGGCGTCCTCGCCGGGGCCGCGCTCGCGATCCAGATCATCACCGGCATCGTGCTGGCGATGCATTACGCCGCGAATGGCGGGGTCGCGTTCGACTCGGTCGAACACATCATGCGCGACGTCAACGCCGGCTGGTTCCTGCGCTATGCGCACGCGAACGGCGCGTCGATGTTCTTCATCGTCGTCTACACGCACATCTTCCGCGGGCTCTATTACGGCTCGTACAAGGCGCCGCGTGAGATGGTCTGGCTGCTCGGCGTCACGATCTTCCTGCTGATGATGGCGACCGCGTTCATGGGCTACGTCCTCCCCTGGGGGCAGATGAGCTTCTGGGGCGCGCAGGTCATCACCGGCTTCTTCTCGGCGATCCCGCTGGTCGGCGAGACCATCCGGGTGTGGCTGCTCGGCGGGTTCGCGCCCGACGACGCCGCGCTCAACCGCTTCTTCTCGCTCCACTATCTGCTGCCGTTCGTGATCGCGGGCGTCATCGTCCTGCACATCTGGGCGCTGCACATCCCGGGGTCGAACAACCCGACCGGCGTCGAGGTGAAGGGCGAACAGGATACCGTCCCGTTCCATCCCTATTACACCGCGAAGGACGGCTTCGGGCTCGGCGTCTTCCTGCTGGTGTTCGCGTCGCTGCTGTTCTTCTTCCCGAACTATCTGGGCCACCCGGACAACTACATCCCGGCGAACCCGCTCTCGACGCCCGCGCACATCGTCCCCGAATGGTATTTCTGGCCGTTCTACGCGATTCTGCGCGCCTTCACCGCGGACTTCATCCTGCCAGCGAAGCTGTGGGGCGTGCTCGCGATGTTCGGGTCGATCCTGCTGCTGTTCTTCCTGCCCTGGCTGGACAGCTCGCCGGTGCGGTCGAACAATTTCCGGCCCAAGGCACGGATCGCGTTCTGGGTGCTGGTCGTCGACATCTTCGTGCTCGGCTATTGCGGCGGGGCTCCGGCAACGGCGTTCTACGTGATCCTCAGCCAGATCTGCGCGGCCTATTATTTCGCGCACTTCCTGATCATCCTGCCGATCATCTCGCGGCTCGAGCGTCCGGCGCCGTTGCCCAACTCGATCACCGAGGCGGTGCTGAACAAGCATGGCGGCACGAGCCCGGCTAAGACGGCGCTCTCCACCGCGCCCGCGCACTGATACGAACTCGAGGACACACACATGGTTCGTCTCATTGCATCCCTGGTCGGCGCCGCGTTCGTGCTGGTGCTGGGCATCGCGCTCTTCGGCAGCGTGTCGGGGGCCATCACCGACCCCGTCGCGCCGACCGCGGAGAGCGTCTATCATCTCCACCCCAAGGAGCTGGAGCTCGCGTCGAACGGCGTGTTCGGCAAGTTCGACCGTCGCCAGGTCCAGCGCGGCTTCCAGGTCTACAAGGAAGTCTGCTCGGCCTGCCACTCGCTGCGCCTCGTCGCGTTCCGCGACCTGCAGAAGATCGGCTATAGCGAGCCCGAGGTTAAGGCGATCGCCAACCAGTGGGTGATCGAGCAGCCGACGATCAACCCGGAGACCGGCGAGGCCGCGACCCGCAAGAACATCCCGAGCGACCATTTCCCGTCGCCCTTCGCCAACGAGGTCGCCGCCCGCGCCGCCAACAACAACGCGCTGCCGCCCGACCTGTCGCTGATCACCAAGGCCCGCGAGGAAGGCACCGCCTATGTCCACTCGCTGCTGACCGGCTACCGCGCCCAGTCGCCGGCGATGCTCAAGGCGTTCCCCGATGCGAAGACGCCCGAGGGGCTGCACTACAACCCGTATTTCGCGAACCTCAACATCGCGATGCCGCCGCCGCTGACGTCGGACGGCCAGGTGACCTATGCCGACGGCACCAAGGCAAGCGTCGAGCAGATGTCCGCGGACGTGTCGGCGTTCCTGACCTGGACCGCCGAGCCGAACCTCGAGGCACGCCATGCCGCCGGGTTCGCGTCGATCCTGTTCATCCTGATCTTCTGCGGGCTGGCTTGGGGCGCGTACCGCAACGTCTGGCGCGACGTGAAGCACTGAGACGACCTGTAGCTGGACCGGGCTTTCCCGATCGAACGAAACGCCGGGCTCTGTGCCCGGCGTTTTGCGTTTGGGGTCCGGCTTGATCGCCGCGATGTGATCGCCGCATCCTGTGGTACCGGACGGCTCGACGCCGCTCCGGCACGACGGGGGACGTATCAGGCGCGGCAGGCTCTTCGGGTTCGACGTCGACTCCCGTGCGATTGGAACATCGACAGACCGCGCTCGTTTTACGATCAATGGCGGCGCGTTTTGTCCGCTCTCCATCGTACGGGAGACTATCGATGACCCTCACTCGCTTCAGCGCCGTGGCGCTCGCCGTCGGCATGGGCCTCGGCCTCGGCGCTTGTACCGACGGCTATGGCTATGGCGGCGCCGGGATCGGCTATGCCAGCGATCCCTATTATGGCGGCGGCAGCTATTACGGCGCCGGCTATGGCGACGGGCTCGGCTATGGCGGCCTCGGTTACGGTGGCCTCGGCTCCTATTACGGCTGGTACGGCGACTATTATTATCCGGGCTCGGGCGGCTTCGTGTACGACCGCTATCGCCGTCCGCATCGCTGGAACGGCAACCAGCAGCGCTATTGGCAGGGTCGCCAGCGTTACCGCGGCAATGGCGGCGGGAACGGCGGAAACTGGGGAGGCTTCGACCGTGGCGATCGTGGGGGCCGCGATGGCATTCGCGGCGGCCGCGGCGACGGTATTCCCGGCAATTACTACGGCAACCGCGGCGGTTCGCGCGGCGACTATCGCGGACAGCGGGGGCCCCGGCCCGACGGTGCGCAGGCGGGGCAGCGGCCCTCGTTCCAGGGCGGCCAGCCGACCGTGCGCGGCAGCTATGGCGGCAACCGCCCGAGCGGCGCGAGCCAGGGCTATCGCGGCGGCGGCCCCCGTGGCGGCGGCGGCTATCGTGGCGGCCGGGGCGGCGGCGGTCGTCCCTCGCGGTAATACCGCATCCGGTCCCCCCTCACGGGGGACCGGTCAGGGGCGCGTGGCGATCATGACGTTCGACACGAACGTCATGACCATCACGTCGTCCTGGTTGAATACCGACACCCGGCTCTTGAACAGTCCCATCTCGGGTCGCGACGCGGACGCGCGCTTCTCCAGTATCTCGGTCTCGCAGCGGAGCGTGTCGCCCGGATAGACCGGCTTTACCCAGCGCAGTTCGTCGATCCCTGGCGAGCCGAGACTGGCCTGCGGATCGACCGTGCCTTGCTCGACCAGCATCGCCATCGTCATCGCCGCGGTATGCCAGCCGCTTGCCGCGAGCCGCCCGAAATGCGTCGCCGCGGCGGCTTCGTCGGACAGATGGAACGGCTGCGGGTCGTACTTCTGCGCGAACGCGATGACGTCGTCGCGGGTCACCGGATAGTGGCCGAACGACGCCGTCTCGCCGACCGCGATATCCTCGAAATAGCGCAACGCCTTGCTCCTCACTGCCTGCGGACAGTCTTGAACGGCGCATCGTCGCCGTCCAGTCCCGTCGCGGCCGGCAGCCCGATCAGGTCG
This sequence is a window from Sphingomonas ginsenosidivorax. Protein-coding genes within it:
- a CDS encoding MaoC family dehydratase, which produces MRYFEDIAVGETASFGHYPVTRDDVIAFAQKYDPQPFHLSDEAAAATHFGRLAASGWHTAAMTMAMLVEQGTVDPQASLGSPGIDELRWVKPVYPGDTLRCETEILEKRASASRPEMGLFKSRVSVFNQDDVMVMTFVSNVMIATRP
- a CDS encoding cytochrome c1 — protein: MVRLIASLVGAAFVLVLGIALFGSVSGAITDPVAPTAESVYHLHPKELELASNGVFGKFDRRQVQRGFQVYKEVCSACHSLRLVAFRDLQKIGYSEPEVKAIANQWVIEQPTINPETGEAATRKNIPSDHFPSPFANEVAARAANNNALPPDLSLITKAREEGTAYVHSLLTGYRAQSPAMLKAFPDAKTPEGLHYNPYFANLNIAMPPPLTSDGQVTYADGTKASVEQMSADVSAFLTWTAEPNLEARHAAGFASILFILIFCGLAWGAYRNVWRDVKH
- a CDS encoding cytochrome b gives rise to the protein MSFPWAKQYEPKAPLMRWLDEKLPLPRLVYSAVGAGYPVPRNLNYFWNFGVLAGAALAIQIITGIVLAMHYAANGGVAFDSVEHIMRDVNAGWFLRYAHANGASMFFIVVYTHIFRGLYYGSYKAPREMVWLLGVTIFLLMMATAFMGYVLPWGQMSFWGAQVITGFFSAIPLVGETIRVWLLGGFAPDDAALNRFFSLHYLLPFVIAGVIVLHIWALHIPGSNNPTGVEVKGEQDTVPFHPYYTAKDGFGLGVFLLVFASLLFFFPNYLGHPDNYIPANPLSTPAHIVPEWYFWPFYAILRAFTADFILPAKLWGVLAMFGSILLLFFLPWLDSSPVRSNNFRPKARIAFWVLVVDIFVLGYCGGAPATAFYVILSQICAAYYFAHFLIILPIISRLERPAPLPNSITEAVLNKHGGTSPAKTALSTAPAH
- a CDS encoding GNAT family N-acetyltransferase, translating into MALIPVADDQLATIVTTLEMRQRPPLRPVPASRFRLVRWDRPALDRYRALFARVGAPWLWFSRLTMTDAALAAIVHDDGILVHAVVDAAGIEIGMVELDVRTPGVCEISYFGLVPELAGQGHGRWLMAETLARAWGKGIERVWLHTCTLDHTSALGFYRAQGFAAIRRTIETFPDPRALGLLPMESAPQIPYLASRR
- a CDS encoding tRNA (cytidine(34)-2'-O)-methyltransferase codes for the protein MRIALYEPDIAANVGAILRTATCFGVPVDLIEPMGFPWSRQAMARSGMDYADAAQVERHVDWDAFAGSARGRIVLLTTKGAVPLWDAAFREDDVLLLGSEGRGVPEHVHARADVRVVIPMRPGFRSLNIGVSAAMVLGEAMRQTGWQITS
- the petA gene encoding ubiquinol-cytochrome c reductase iron-sulfur subunit; this translates as MATVDDMVPPGSGPGLDAARPTLDDSHDPRRRDFINIAAVSFAGVGAVAIVLPLVNQMNPSADVLAQATTEIDLSKILPGQAIKTSFRKQPLFVRNLTPKEIQEADAVDISTLRDPQTLEERTKAGKKNWLITLGVCTHLGCVPLGAGEGENKGPFGGYFCPCHGSAYDTAARIRKGPAPTNLHVPDYAFNSDTVVTVG
- the hemF gene encoding oxygen-dependent coproporphyrinogen oxidase, with the protein product MTPLDPQQAAARTWFESLRDRICAEFEAIEREAGSDASFDYTPWDRIDPSGAPGGGGVRGVMKGKVFEKVGVNVSTVGGTFEGEFAKSINGAGEDPRFSATGISLVAHMANPNVPAVHMNTRFLTTTKRWFGGGADLNPPLPIAEDTDYFHATMKAACDAHDPGYYPRFKEWADTYFYIPHRKVHRGVGGIFYDHLDGDFDADFALTRDVGEAFLTAYPTIVRRRMDMPFDAADMATMLAWRGRYAEFNLVYDRGTSFGLRTGGNVDAILMSLPPVATWA